One part of the Amaranthus tricolor cultivar Red isolate AtriRed21 chromosome 16, ASM2621246v1, whole genome shotgun sequence genome encodes these proteins:
- the LOC130802960 gene encoding uncharacterized protein At2g39795, mitochondrial-like, translating into MAFSAILRRSVRNSFPFVSHVVRSQRNYQSSIAVYTAVKRAEFSSRFLLPTITSFSTRHLCSNIASSDCSSDKKLLEVLQSEISVVEESEDHDKTVDTPSDFPFKIEDNVGEQTVTLTREHDGETITVVVSMPSLVTGEGEEDNDNEDNDNENDDNGNSRNELTVPLLVTVAKKNGLSLIFNCVAYPDEISIISLALKNHETEERIAYEGPEFMDVDENLQKAFNKYLEIRGIKPSTTNFLYQYLFDKDNKEYFRWLKVVKKFVEA; encoded by the exons ATGGCGTTTTCTGCAATTCTTCGAAGATCTGTAAGAAACTCATTTCCATTTGTTTCTCATGTAGTCAGATCTCAAAGAAACTATCAATCCTCCATAGCCGTTTACACCGCCGTTAAACGTGCTGAATTTTCTTCCCGTTTTCTTCTTCCAACCATAACTTCCTTTTCTACCCGCCATTTGTGCTCTAACATTGCATCTTCCGATTGTTCTTCTGATAAGAAGCTTCTTGAAGTTCTTCAGAGTGAAATTAGCGTTGTTGAGGAGTCTGAGGATCATGACaag ACTGTTGATACTCCTAGTGACTTCCCGTTCAAAATTGAGGACAATGTCGGAGAGCAGACCGTAACTCTAACAAGAGAACATGATGGTGAAACCATAACAGTTGTAGTATCTATGCCCAGTCTTGTAACTGGTGAGGGTGAGGAAGATAATGATAACGAGGATAATGATAATGAGAATGATGATAACGGAAACTCACGAAATGAATTGACTGTACCACTTCTGGTAACTGTTGCAAAGAAGAACGGACTATCTCTGATATTCAATTGCGTTGCCTATCCTGATGAAATTTCGATCATCAGTCTTGCACTTAAGAATCATGAAACTGAAGAACGAATTGCATATGAGGGCCCCGAGTTTAT ggaTGTGGATGAGAATTTGCAAAAGGCCTTTAATAAATATTTGGAGATCAGGGGTATCAAGCCAAGCACAACCAACTTTTTGTATCAATACTTGTTCGACAAAGATAACAAGGAGTATTTTAGATGGCTCAAGGTTGTCAAGAAGTTTGTCGAGGCATAA